In Acinetobacter sp. WCHAc010034, a genomic segment contains:
- a CDS encoding HAD family hydrolase, with protein sequence MMKAVLFDLDGTLIDTAADFIRILQQMCRDKGCEVVDAALIRTQVSEGARAMVKLVYPELDAEDPVFLAHRQRFLDIYGAEIAVDTDLFDGMQALLQELESSGIPWGIVTNKPRWLSEALLDALNLTGRCSVLVCPEDVSRTKPDPEPMHLAAGRIQTAAPDCIYVGDHPRDIDAGRHAKMYTILAAYGYLPLQCKDDLTAWQADCIVNTVAELHDAIRRLVMPSKTAEQITP encoded by the coding sequence CTGATGAAAGCGGTCCTTTTTGATTTAGACGGCACCTTAATTGACACCGCGGCCGATTTTATCCGCATCCTGCAGCAGATGTGCCGTGACAAAGGCTGTGAGGTCGTGGACGCAGCGCTGATCCGCACTCAGGTGTCGGAAGGCGCGCGCGCCATGGTTAAGCTGGTGTACCCGGAACTGGACGCTGAAGATCCGGTATTTCTGGCGCACCGCCAGCGCTTTCTGGATATTTACGGCGCAGAGATTGCTGTGGATACCGACCTGTTTGACGGCATGCAGGCTTTGCTGCAGGAGCTGGAAAGCAGCGGCATTCCATGGGGCATTGTCACCAACAAGCCGCGCTGGCTCAGCGAGGCGCTGCTGGATGCGCTCAACCTGACCGGGCGCTGTTCGGTGCTGGTCTGCCCTGAAGATGTCAGCAGAACCAAGCCTGACCCGGAGCCGATGCATCTGGCTGCCGGCCGCATTCAGACCGCTGCCCCGGACTGCATTTATGTCGGCGACCACCCGCGCGACATTGATGCCGGGCGCCATGCAAAAATGTACACGATTTTAGCTGCTTACGGCTATTTGCCGCTGCAGTGCAAAGATGACTTAACAGCGTGGCAGGCAGATTGTATAGTGAACACAGTTGCTGAACTGCATGACGCCATCCGCCGGCTGGTGATGCCGTCAAAAACCGCGGAACAGATCACGCCATAA
- a CDS encoding YciK family oxidoreductase, producing the protein MNYSEYQPRPDLLKGRIILITGAGDGIGRAAALSYALHGATVVLHGRALNKLEVIYDEIEGLGAPQPAILPLQLSSASPRDYELLVDTLERQFGRLDGILHNAGILGERTELAHYPVDVWDDVMAVNLRAPFVLTQELLPLLQKSEHASVVFASSGVGRETRERWGAYSVSKIAIEAVSQLFAKENTHPNIRFNCINPGATRTAMRAKAYPDEDPKTLPTPEQIMPAYLYLMGDDSLQMNGQSIDAQA; encoded by the coding sequence ATGAACTATTCAGAATATCAGCCTCGCCCCGATCTGCTGAAAGGCCGCATCATCCTGATTACAGGCGCGGGCGACGGCATCGGCCGGGCAGCGGCGCTCAGCTATGCGCTGCATGGCGCAACAGTGGTGCTGCACGGGCGCGCGCTGAACAAGCTGGAAGTCATTTATGATGAAATTGAAGGCTTAGGCGCGCCGCAGCCGGCCATTTTGCCGCTGCAGCTGTCCAGCGCCTCCCCCCGCGACTATGAACTGCTGGTCGATACCCTGGAGCGCCAATTCGGGCGCCTGGACGGCATTCTGCACAATGCCGGCATTTTAGGCGAGCGCACCGAGCTGGCGCACTACCCGGTGGACGTCTGGGATGACGTGATGGCGGTCAACCTGCGCGCGCCGTTTGTCCTGACTCAGGAGCTGCTGCCGCTGCTGCAGAAATCCGAGCATGCCTCGGTGGTGTTTGCCAGCTCCGGCGTCGGCCGTGAAACCCGCGAGCGCTGGGGCGCCTATTCCGTGTCTAAAATCGCCATTGAAGCCGTCAGCCAGCTGTTCGCCAAGGAAAATACCCATCCGAACATCCGCTTCAACTGCATCAATCCGGGCGCAACCCGCACCGCGATGCGCGCCAAAGCCTATCCGGATGAAGACCCGAAAACCCTGCCAACGCCTGAACAGATCATGCCGGCCTACCTGTATTTGATGGGCGATGACAGCCTGCAGATGAATGGCCAAAGCATTGATGCGCAAGCTTAA
- a CDS encoding RcnB family protein, whose product MKKILTALAISFSALMASSLAAAAPHFDQDRGYDHPRNSGQGKRNQDFRDADDEDRMQDKRRMREERGVQRLQQHKWQTGYVMPQHYRGNGYKVEYREHELPRPDRKQQWYKINNDYILVDSENNSIIRILGM is encoded by the coding sequence ATGAAAAAGATTTTGACTGCTTTGGCAATCTCTTTCAGTGCTTTGATGGCAAGCAGCCTGGCCGCTGCCGCCCCTCACTTTGATCAGGACCGCGGCTACGATCATCCCCGGAATTCCGGCCAAGGCAAGCGCAATCAGGATTTCCGTGACGCCGATGATGAAGACCGCATGCAGGACAAGCGCCGCATGCGCGAAGAGCGCGGCGTGCAGCGCCTGCAGCAGCATAAATGGCAAACCGGCTATGTGATGCCGCAGCATTACCGCGGCAACGGCTACAAAGTCGAATACCGCGAGCATGAACTGCCGCGCCCGGACCGCAAGCAGCAATGGTACAAAATCAATAATGACTACATTTTAGTTGACTCGGAAAACAACAGCATTATCCGCATTCTCGGCATGTAA